A DNA window from Brenneria izadpanahii contains the following coding sequences:
- the rpoD gene encoding RNA polymerase sigma factor RpoD, giving the protein MEQNPQSQLKLLVTRGKEQGYLTYAEVNDHLPEDIIDSDQIEDIIQMINDMGIQVMEEAPDADDLLLAENTNDADEDAAEAAAQVLSSVESEIGRTTDPVRMYMREMGTVELLTREGEIDIAKRIEDGINQVQCSVAEYPEAITYLLEQYDRVEAGESRLSDLITGFVDPNAEEDIAPTATHVGSELAGEDLDDDDDEEDDEDDADDDNSIDPELARQKFTELREQYETTRQIIKTYGRSHAKSAQEILNLSEVFKQFRLVPKQFDFLVNSMRSMMDRVRTQERLIMKLCVEQCKMPKKNFVTLFSGNETSDSWFTAAIAMAKPWSEKLNVVEEDVKRSLQKLHQIEEETGLTIEQVKDINRRMSIGEAKARRAKKEMVEANLRLVISIAKKYTNRGLQFLDLIQEGNIGLMKAVDKFEYRRGYKFSTYATWWIRQAITRSIADQARTIRIPVHMIETINKLNRISRQMLQEMGREPTPEELAERMLMPEDKIRKVLKIAKEPISMETPIGDDEDSHLGDFIEDTTLELPLDSATSESLRSATHDVLAGLTAREAKVLRMRFGIDMNTDHTLEEVGKQFDVTRERIRQIEAKALRKLRHPSRSEVLRSFLDD; this is encoded by the coding sequence ATGGAGCAAAACCCGCAGTCACAGCTAAAGCTACTTGTCACCCGTGGTAAGGAGCAAGGCTACCTGACCTATGCCGAGGTCAATGACCATCTGCCGGAAGATATCATCGACTCCGACCAGATCGAAGACATCATCCAGATGATTAACGACATGGGCATCCAGGTGATGGAAGAAGCGCCGGATGCAGATGATCTATTACTGGCAGAAAATACCAACGACGCGGATGAAGACGCGGCAGAGGCTGCTGCTCAGGTGTTATCCAGCGTTGAATCGGAAATCGGCCGTACGACCGATCCGGTTCGTATGTACATGCGTGAAATGGGTACCGTTGAATTGCTGACGCGCGAAGGCGAGATCGATATCGCCAAGCGTATCGAAGACGGTATCAATCAGGTTCAGTGTTCCGTTGCCGAATACCCGGAAGCGATTACCTATCTGCTGGAACAGTACGATCGCGTCGAAGCGGGCGAAAGCCGCTTATCCGATCTGATTACCGGATTCGTCGATCCCAACGCGGAAGAAGATATCGCGCCGACCGCCACCCATGTCGGCTCCGAGCTTGCCGGCGAAGATCTCGATGACGATGATGACGAAGAAGATGACGAAGACGACGCTGATGATGACAACAGCATCGATCCTGAACTGGCTCGTCAGAAATTTACTGAACTGCGTGAACAATACGAAACGACGCGTCAGATCATCAAGACCTACGGCCGCAGTCACGCTAAGTCGGCTCAGGAAATTCTGAATCTGTCCGAAGTCTTCAAACAGTTCCGCTTAGTGCCGAAACAGTTCGATTTCCTGGTTAACAGCATGCGTTCAATGATGGACCGCGTGCGTACTCAGGAACGTCTGATCATGAAGCTGTGCGTTGAACAGTGCAAAATGCCGAAGAAAAACTTCGTCACCCTGTTCTCCGGCAATGAAACCAGCGACTCCTGGTTTACTGCGGCGATAGCCATGGCCAAGCCGTGGTCTGAAAAGCTGAACGTCGTGGAAGAAGACGTTAAGCGCAGCCTGCAGAAATTGCATCAGATTGAAGAAGAAACCGGTCTGACGATCGAACAGGTCAAAGACATCAACCGTCGTATGTCGATCGGCGAAGCGAAAGCCCGCCGCGCGAAAAAAGAGATGGTTGAAGCGAACCTGCGTCTGGTTATTTCTATCGCCAAGAAATACACCAACCGCGGCTTGCAGTTCCTTGACCTGATTCAGGAAGGGAACATCGGTCTGATGAAAGCGGTGGACAAGTTTGAATATCGCCGCGGTTATAAGTTCTCGACCTATGCAACCTGGTGGATCCGTCAGGCAATTACCCGTTCCATCGCCGACCAGGCGCGCACCATCCGTATTCCGGTGCATATGATTGAAACCATCAACAAACTCAATCGTATTTCCCGCCAGATGTTGCAGGAAATGGGCCGCGAGCCGACGCCGGAAGAACTGGCCGAACGGATGCTAATGCCGGAAGATAAAATCCGCAAAGTGCTGAAGATCGCCAAAGAGCCGATTTCGATGGAAACGCCGATTGGCGATGATGAAGATTCGCATCTGGGCGACTTTATCGAAGACACCACGCTGGAACTGCCGCTGGATTCCGCAACGTCGGAAAGCCTGCGTTCGGCGACGCACGACGTGTTGGCCGGCCTGACCGCGCGTGAAGCGAAAGTGCTGCGTATGCGTTTTGGTATTGATATGAATACCGACCATACGCTGGAAGAAGTCGGTAAACAGTTTGATGTTACCCGCGAACGTATTCGCCAGATCGAAGCGAAAGCGTTGCGTAAGCTGCGTCATCCAAGCCGCTCGGAAGTGCTGCGCAGTTTCCTGGACGATTAA
- a CDS encoding phage tail protein, whose translation MAQSAVTRAFEAWNVSKILDGLPAVPDKVVFALIPNQDENKPVNRDEGMPAAATIKHTAAITQSGVLNDNAVVYSVVLDTTIGDWEYNWIGLVDSKTNTVLMIVHVRTQQKLKTQNGQQGNSLTRNLSMQFDGAAEATQINVSAQTWQIDFSARLFSMDEAHRLAMQDYYGVAAFLNDGFKVSLAGTQATIAPGVGYVSGLRVQLDAVAKLTVTANTAVWLDVSRQGTATGAWQNRITFKAVADLKNYTDAAGYDHYVAKIATIVNGQLADNRKVSPIAALDEVFLKKAGDTMTGELLSSSADAMRLIYGDYGVILRSDSSAFYLLLTNKGDRKGSWNALRPFRIDLANGNVEMGHNVNVNTLLEKGKRVYSPNNKPSAGDVGALTDADATKKFAPLVSPALTGKPTAPTADQASNDTQLANTAFVKAAITALVNGSPGALDTLQELAKALGNDPNFSTTMLNEIAKKLPLSGGVLSGPLTINNILKVTAPGPALPESQGAHICWNRVNGAGRTDFVNHRGSGGGGFTFWNGNNDSLEELASLNGAGGLYVVGTISESGKRVYSPNNKPSAADIGALTDADAAKKYALRSIRINGQPLSADVNLQASDINAWNKTESDGRYLMKTATATAATKLAAPRKINGIDFDGTKDITVAGSIVESGSGDGYYWRKYSDGMIELFGSFETTVSVEKAVLFPLKLGNIINITYSEVGGYSGPNGWVGRIFDVKNTGFSHRWDVWDKNGVGNNTNVHYHVMAKAA comes from the coding sequence ATGGCACAAAGTGCAGTAACCCGCGCCTTTGAAGCGTGGAATGTCAGCAAGATTTTAGACGGCTTACCCGCCGTGCCGGATAAGGTGGTTTTTGCCCTGATCCCCAATCAGGATGAAAACAAACCGGTAAACCGTGACGAGGGAATGCCAGCGGCAGCAACCATTAAACACACGGCGGCGATCACGCAGTCGGGCGTACTCAATGATAATGCGGTGGTGTATTCGGTGGTGCTGGATACCACGATTGGCGACTGGGAGTACAACTGGATAGGTCTGGTAGATAGCAAAACCAATACGGTATTGATGATTGTCCATGTGCGTACCCAGCAGAAGCTGAAAACGCAGAACGGCCAGCAGGGTAATAGCTTAACGCGCAATCTGTCGATGCAGTTTGATGGTGCGGCGGAAGCGACGCAAATCAACGTATCGGCGCAGACGTGGCAGATCGATTTTTCCGCGCGTCTGTTCAGCATGGACGAAGCGCACCGGCTGGCCATGCAGGACTATTACGGTGTAGCAGCATTTTTGAATGACGGTTTTAAGGTATCGCTGGCCGGAACACAGGCCACGATTGCGCCGGGTGTTGGTTATGTCAGCGGGTTGCGGGTACAACTGGATGCCGTAGCCAAATTGACCGTAACCGCCAATACGGCGGTCTGGCTGGACGTTAGCCGCCAGGGGACGGCTACGGGAGCCTGGCAGAATCGTATTACGTTTAAAGCGGTTGCTGACCTGAAAAATTATACGGATGCGGCAGGTTACGATCATTATGTGGCGAAAATTGCCACCATTGTTAACGGACAGCTTGCGGATAATCGCAAGGTATCGCCAATTGCCGCTTTAGACGAGGTTTTTTTAAAAAAAGCAGGCGATACCATGACCGGAGAACTGCTTTCCTCATCTGCCGATGCCATGCGTCTGATTTACGGTGATTACGGCGTTATCTTGCGTAGCGATAGCAGTGCTTTTTACCTGCTGTTAACCAACAAAGGCGATAGGAAAGGGAGTTGGAACGCCCTACGCCCATTTAGAATTGATCTGGCTAACGGTAATGTAGAAATGGGGCATAACGTCAATGTTAATACATTGCTGGAAAAGGGAAAACGCGTCTACAGCCCGAACAATAAACCCAGCGCGGGTGATGTTGGGGCGCTGACCGATGCGGACGCGACGAAGAAATTCGCCCCCCTCGTCAGCCCAGCACTGACAGGAAAGCCAACCGCGCCAACCGCCGATCAAGCCTCCAATGATACACAACTGGCCAATACGGCATTTGTGAAAGCGGCGATTACGGCGTTAGTCAATGGATCGCCGGGCGCGTTGGATACATTGCAGGAACTGGCGAAAGCGCTTGGCAACGATCCGAATTTCTCCACGACGATGTTAAACGAGATAGCTAAAAAGCTCCCCTTATCCGGTGGTGTTCTATCTGGCCCGTTGACGATTAATAACATTCTGAAAGTGACAGCGCCAGGGCCAGCATTGCCCGAATCACAAGGGGCGCATATTTGTTGGAACCGGGTTAATGGTGCCGGGAGAACGGATTTTGTTAACCACAGGGGGAGTGGTGGCGGTGGCTTTACTTTCTGGAATGGAAACAATGATTCATTAGAAGAGCTGGCGTCATTGAATGGCGCAGGCGGTCTATATGTGGTTGGCACTATTTCTGAAAGTGGAAAACGCGTTTACAGCCCAAACAATAAACCAAGTGCCGCAGACATAGGGGCACTTACGGATGCGGATGCTGCGAAAAAATATGCATTACGTTCTATTCGTATCAATGGACAGCCGCTTTCGGCTGATGTGAATTTGCAGGCATCGGATATCAATGCCTGGAATAAAACAGAGTCTGATGGCCGTTATTTAATGAAGACCGCGACCGCTACCGCCGCGACGAAGCTGGCAGCACCACGGAAAATCAACGGAATAGATTTTGATGGTACAAAAGACATTACGGTAGCGGGTTCAATCGTTGAGTCTGGTTCTGGTGATGGCTATTACTGGCGTAAATATTCTGATGGAATGATCGAATTATTCGGTTCTTTTGAGACGACGGTATCAGTGGAAAAAGCGGTGTTATTCCCGTTAAAACTGGGCAACATTATTAATATTACTTACAGCGAAGTCGGTGGCTATAGCGGCCCCAATGGTTGGGTTGGTCGGATTTTTGATGTTAAAAACACGGGTTTTTCCCATCGTTGGGATGTGTGGGACAAAAACGGAGTGGGGAACAACACGAATGTTCACTATCACGTTATGGCTAAAGCGGCATGA
- a CDS encoding phage tail protein, protein MPEFKQQLDSLRLPSWMDKGEPAKLLRAGKGYWQQVNGWMRWPLQQLDAETCPVPLLNVLAYQRDIERFNGEPLSLYRKRVKYAFINAKDAGSVAGFVSIFQRLDIGDVRLKERQAGYDWDVILVRINDEQLSTYNALMMSLIRQYGRTCRRYSFDVLNAVSVRGHAGEFSHDSAYHTASAVLSHGLITGSQSVGAPGFTASTEFFTASL, encoded by the coding sequence ATGCCTGAATTTAAACAGCAACTGGATAGCTTGCGCCTGCCGTCATGGATGGATAAAGGCGAACCGGCCAAATTACTCCGCGCCGGTAAAGGGTATTGGCAACAGGTGAATGGCTGGATGCGCTGGCCGTTGCAGCAACTGGACGCGGAAACCTGTCCGGTGCCGTTGCTTAACGTGTTGGCCTATCAGCGGGATATCGAACGGTTTAACGGGGAGCCGCTTAGCCTGTACCGCAAGCGGGTGAAGTATGCGTTTATTAACGCAAAAGATGCGGGCAGCGTGGCGGGTTTTGTCTCTATTTTCCAGCGGCTGGATATTGGAGACGTGCGGTTAAAAGAGCGCCAGGCGGGGTATGACTGGGATGTGATACTGGTGCGTATCAACGATGAGCAATTGAGTACCTACAACGCACTGATGATGAGCCTCATCCGTCAATATGGCCGTACCTGCCGCCGCTACAGTTTTGATGTCTTGAACGCAGTATCGGTCAGGGGCCACGCTGGAGAATTTAGTCATGATTCGGCCTATCACACGGCCAGTGCAGTGTTATCACACGGCCTGATTACCGGTAGTCAGTCAGTCGGTGCGCCGGGATTTACGGCATCAACGGAATTTTTTACAGCCAGTTTGTGA
- a CDS encoding DUF2590 family protein, protein MDEAKYIDLLITNRDFNLNTGLEPIVCNNRVSIGQDCVHAIIESGLTTKLIAERSPTLRADIMTQIIILIEDDERIIPGTVVLSEETQTRLWITAETYDFGRIQVSADYDD, encoded by the coding sequence ATGGATGAAGCGAAATATATCGACTTATTAATTACAAATCGTGATTTTAATTTAAATACCGGTCTTGAACCCATTGTGTGCAATAACCGCGTCAGTATCGGGCAGGACTGTGTACACGCCATTATTGAAAGCGGGCTAACGACAAAGTTAATCGCTGAACGTAGCCCAACATTACGCGCCGATATTATGACGCAAATTATTATTCTCATTGAAGATGATGAACGCATTATTCCCGGCACGGTTGTACTGAGCGAAGAAACGCAAACGCGGTTATGGATCACCGCAGAGACCTATGATTTTGGCCGTATTCAGGTGAGTGCTGATTATGACGACTAA
- the dnaG gene encoding DNA primase encodes MAGRIPRVFINDLLARTDIVDLIDARVKLKKQGKNYHACCPFHHEKTPSFTVNGDKQFYHCFGCGAHGNAIDFLMNYDRLDFVESIEELAAIYGLEVPYESGTGPTQLERHQRQSLYELMGQLSEFYQQALSQPAGAPALHYLQQRGLSAEVISHFAIGFAPSGWDNVLKRFGRNNDDRSTLNDAGMLVTNEQGRTYDRFRERVMFPIRDKRGRVIAFGGRVLGDGVPKYLNSPETEIFHKGRQLYGLYEAQQNHPELKRLLVVEGYMDVVALAQFGIDYAVASLGTSTTADHIQLLFRATDQVVCCYDGDRAGREAAWRALETALPYLNDGRQLRFIFLPEGEDPDTLVRKEGKDSFEQRMEQALPLSQFLFETLQQQVDMSSPDGRAKLSTLALPLIGQVPGETLRLYLRQQLGNKLGILDDSQLDRLLPKVAEHAQAYQPPQLKVTTMRILIGLLVQNPRLSAEVPELTLEGIEESKVAGLSLFQDLVKTCNASPGMNMGLLLEKYRDSKYRKQLETMASWNHMIEEDELDDKFRISLAELYDQLLRQRQETLIARERTHGLNAKEKKELWSLQLALTRKN; translated from the coding sequence ATGGCTGGACGAATTCCACGCGTATTTATCAATGATCTGCTGGCTCGCACCGACATCGTCGATCTCATAGATGCGCGCGTCAAACTGAAAAAGCAGGGCAAGAATTATCATGCGTGCTGTCCGTTCCATCACGAAAAAACCCCCTCATTTACCGTAAACGGTGACAAACAGTTCTATCACTGTTTTGGTTGTGGCGCTCATGGCAACGCCATTGACTTTTTAATGAATTACGATCGTCTCGATTTCGTTGAAAGCATTGAAGAATTGGCTGCCATCTATGGTCTTGAAGTGCCGTATGAAAGCGGTACCGGACCAACCCAGCTTGAACGCCATCAACGACAAAGCCTGTATGAACTGATGGGACAACTGAGCGAGTTCTATCAACAGGCGCTTAGCCAGCCTGCCGGCGCGCCGGCGTTACATTATCTGCAACAACGCGGACTGAGCGCCGAAGTAATTAGTCATTTTGCTATTGGTTTCGCACCGTCCGGCTGGGACAACGTTTTAAAACGTTTCGGGCGTAACAATGATGACCGCAGCACATTGAACGATGCCGGCATGTTGGTGACTAATGAGCAAGGCCGTACATATGACCGCTTTCGGGAGCGGGTCATGTTCCCCATCCGGGATAAACGGGGACGGGTTATTGCCTTTGGCGGTCGGGTATTGGGCGATGGCGTGCCGAAATATCTGAACTCGCCGGAAACTGAAATTTTTCATAAAGGCCGTCAGCTCTATGGCCTGTATGAAGCACAGCAGAACCATCCGGAACTAAAGCGGCTGCTGGTGGTTGAAGGGTATATGGATGTGGTTGCCCTGGCGCAGTTTGGTATTGATTATGCGGTTGCGTCGCTGGGAACCTCCACGACGGCCGATCATATTCAGTTGCTGTTCCGCGCCACAGACCAGGTCGTCTGCTGTTATGACGGCGACCGCGCCGGACGAGAGGCGGCATGGCGCGCGCTGGAAACTGCGCTACCCTATTTAAACGACGGTCGCCAGTTACGCTTTATATTTTTACCTGAAGGGGAAGACCCCGACACGCTGGTTCGTAAAGAAGGCAAAGATAGCTTTGAGCAGCGGATGGAGCAGGCTCTGCCGCTGTCGCAGTTTCTGTTTGAAACGCTGCAACAGCAGGTGGACATGAGTTCGCCCGATGGGCGCGCTAAGCTCAGCACCCTGGCTCTGCCCTTGATTGGTCAGGTTCCAGGTGAAACATTGCGCTTATATTTACGTCAGCAGTTGGGTAACAAACTTGGGATTCTGGATGACAGCCAGCTTGACCGGCTGTTGCCAAAAGTGGCCGAACATGCTCAAGCATACCAGCCGCCCCAGCTAAAAGTCACAACTATGCGTATACTTATAGGGCTATTAGTTCAGAACCCAAGGCTTTCAGCGGAAGTACCGGAACTGACGCTGGAAGGAATAGAAGAGAGCAAAGTGGCCGGTCTGAGCCTGTTTCAGGATCTGGTAAAAACCTGTAACGCCAGCCCGGGAATGAATATGGGTTTGCTGCTTGAAAAATATCGAGACAGTAAATACCGGAAGCAGCTTGAAACTATGGCTTCCTGGAACCATATGATCGAAGAAGACGAACTGGACGATAAGTTCAGAATAAGCCTGGCGGAGCTCTACGATCAACTGTTGAGACAGCGTCAGGAAACATTGATTGCCCGTGAAAGAACCCATGGGCTGAACGCCAAAGAAAAAAAAGAACTTTGGTCACTGCAACTGGCTTTAACCAGAAAAAACTGA
- a CDS encoding baseplate J/gp47 family protein, protein MTTKPQIDYEQVLIDAGMPVTTEAITEQFQMLVKAEGLITNTSRMSPFWRLINAIVTTPVLWLKGVLINVVLANMFLATATGAFLDLFAWGVNVVRKPATAASGAIRFIKSNAGAAVLVPAGTVIQTERINGQVYSLRVTADTAIPAGSVSGLVPVSATGDGGAFNLAPGYYRILPVAVTGIDRAENEENWLLTPGADQEADDDLRDRCRNQYNLVGNYHTDAVYRSMIAAVAGLSIDRIFFLHDAPRGPGTANAYLLLDSGVISTPFITAVNDYITAQGHHGHGDDMQCMAMPETQHDLTVTLYVNNLANVTADELTALRTGCENLVRCAFRENSEYDVKKTWPYARFSFSNLGRELHREFGLIDSVAFSLVDIVSALNIPRLRTLTVVIRNA, encoded by the coding sequence ATGACGACTAAACCGCAGATTGATTATGAACAGGTATTGATTGATGCCGGGATGCCGGTCACGACCGAAGCCATAACGGAACAGTTTCAGATGCTGGTCAAGGCGGAAGGGTTGATCACCAACACGTCGCGCATGTCGCCGTTCTGGCGGCTGATTAACGCGATTGTCACCACGCCGGTGCTGTGGCTGAAAGGCGTCCTGATTAATGTCGTGCTGGCCAATATGTTTCTGGCCACAGCGACAGGCGCGTTTCTGGATCTGTTCGCCTGGGGCGTCAATGTTGTTCGTAAACCGGCCACGGCAGCGAGCGGAGCGATCCGGTTCATCAAGTCGAATGCCGGTGCGGCGGTATTGGTGCCTGCTGGAACGGTGATCCAGACCGAGCGCATTAATGGTCAGGTCTATAGCTTGCGCGTCACGGCTGATACCGCGATCCCCGCTGGCAGCGTCAGCGGGTTAGTGCCGGTGTCGGCAACCGGTGACGGCGGCGCGTTTAATCTGGCACCGGGTTACTACCGTATTTTGCCTGTGGCCGTGACTGGCATTGATCGGGCGGAAAACGAAGAAAACTGGCTGCTGACGCCAGGCGCGGATCAGGAAGCCGATGATGACCTGCGCGATCGTTGCCGCAACCAGTACAACCTGGTCGGCAACTATCACACCGATGCGGTATACCGCAGCATGATTGCCGCCGTCGCGGGGCTGAGCATTGACCGTATTTTCTTTTTGCACGATGCGCCACGCGGGCCGGGAACGGCTAACGCCTATCTTTTATTGGATTCCGGCGTGATTTCAACCCCGTTTATTACGGCGGTTAATGACTACATCACCGCGCAGGGGCATCACGGCCATGGTGATGATATGCAGTGTATGGCCATGCCGGAAACGCAGCATGATTTAACCGTCACGCTGTATGTAAACAATCTGGCCAACGTGACGGCGGACGAATTAACCGCACTGCGTACGGGGTGTGAAAATCTGGTGCGCTGTGCATTCCGCGAAAACAGCGAGTATGACGTAAAAAAAACCTGGCCGTATGCCCGTTTCTCTTTCTCCAATCTGGGGCGCGAGCTACACCGGGAATTCGGCCTGATAGATTCCGTGGCATTTTCCCTGGTCGATATCGTCAGCGCTTTAAATATTCCGCGTCTGAGAACGTTAACAGTGGTGATCCGGAATGCCTGA
- a CDS encoding reverse transcriptase domain-containing protein, whose product MGTWEHKFKLKKNKWVYIPSQETAIFGKSLHEQIRNKWIPPLYYYHMRDGGHVAAARKHINSNFFALIDIKSFFDSTSQSRVTRELKLFFPYNEARRIAKLSTVRIPSSDGQKFAIPYGYPQSPILATLCLHRSFAGSTLNAMVKKGQVIVSVYMDDIIISSTDIDVLVFNFNNLLKALKKSRYEVNTTKTQPPSQKIKVFNLELSNNNLKVSAARIVEFLIAYAKSENEHERKGIASYVGSVNQQQARLFR is encoded by the coding sequence ATGGGAACTTGGGAACATAAATTCAAACTGAAAAAAAATAAATGGGTTTATATACCATCTCAGGAAACAGCTATCTTTGGCAAGTCATTACATGAACAAATAAGAAACAAATGGATACCACCGTTATATTATTACCATATGAGAGATGGTGGGCATGTTGCTGCCGCAAGAAAGCATATCAACAGTAACTTTTTCGCCTTGATCGATATAAAAAGCTTTTTTGATTCAACGAGTCAAAGCCGGGTAACGCGAGAGCTAAAGCTTTTCTTTCCATATAACGAAGCAAGGAGAATCGCTAAACTTTCTACAGTTAGGATTCCTTCCTCTGATGGTCAAAAATTCGCTATTCCTTATGGGTATCCCCAGTCTCCGATATTAGCAACACTATGTTTACACAGATCATTTGCTGGTAGTACCTTGAACGCCATGGTCAAAAAGGGGCAGGTTATTGTATCTGTTTATATGGATGATATTATTATTTCATCTACCGATATTGATGTATTAGTATTTAACTTCAATAACTTACTGAAAGCTCTGAAAAAATCTCGTTATGAGGTAAATACTACAAAAACGCAACCGCCGTCACAGAAAATCAAAGTTTTCAATTTAGAACTATCTAATAACAACTTGAAGGTTTCAGCTGCGAGGATTGTTGAATTTTTGATCGCCTATGCCAAAAGCGAGAATGAGCATGAACGTAAAGGCATTGCTTCATATGTTGGCAGTGTAAATCAGCAGCAAGCTAGGCTCTTCAGATGA
- the mug gene encoding G/U mismatch-specific DNA glycosylase, translating into MDILATNLKVVFCGINPGLSTAHHGYHFANSNNRFWKVIHQAGFTERLLKPEEERHLLDTGCGITMLVERPTVEASELKRNELLQGGEAILEKMRRYQPQALAVLGKQAFSQAFGIKKVAWGRQSLTIGKTQVWVLPNPSGLNRATLESLVESYQTLYQALRGGG; encoded by the coding sequence ATGGATATTTTGGCAACCAATCTTAAGGTCGTTTTCTGCGGTATCAATCCGGGATTATCGACCGCTCATCACGGTTATCATTTCGCCAACTCGAACAATCGATTCTGGAAAGTGATCCATCAGGCAGGATTTACCGAACGATTGCTCAAGCCTGAAGAAGAACGGCATTTGTTGGATACCGGATGCGGCATTACCATGCTGGTGGAGCGGCCGACGGTAGAGGCGAGCGAATTGAAACGGAATGAACTGTTGCAGGGCGGCGAGGCCATTCTTGAGAAGATGCGGCGTTACCAGCCTCAGGCTCTTGCGGTATTGGGCAAGCAGGCGTTCAGTCAGGCTTTTGGCATCAAGAAAGTCGCCTGGGGGCGTCAATCGTTGACGATCGGGAAAACTCAGGTTTGGGTGCTGCCTAACCCCAGCGGATTGAACCGTGCGACGCTGGAATCGCTGGTCGAATCTTATCAGACGCTTTATCAGGCATTGCGCGGCGGCGGATAA